A window of Aerococcus urinae contains these coding sequences:
- a CDS encoding ribose-phosphate diphosphokinase: MSEHEDKNFKLFSLNSNKPLAQKVADCLGIELGKINVNHFSDGEIHINIEESIRGDNIYILQSTSAPVNENLMELMIMIDACRRASADQINVVIPYFGYARQDRKAKPREPITSKLVANMIEDAGATRVLALDLHASQIQGFFDIPVDHLMGAPLLANYFLDKDLYQGKDIVVVSPDHGGVTRARKLAEFLDAPIAIIDKRRPRANVAEVMNIVGEVKGKDCIIIDDMIDTAGTITAASNALEEAGAVSVTVCCTHPVLSGPAIERLENANIDEIVVTDSINLPEEKKIDKITTVSVSELIAEAIYRIQNNKSVSPLFREQFKGMEAKD, translated from the coding sequence ATGTCAGAACATGAAGATAAAAACTTTAAGCTTTTCTCATTAAATTCTAACAAACCCTTGGCACAGAAGGTTGCTGATTGTTTGGGAATTGAATTGGGAAAAATAAATGTTAACCACTTTAGTGATGGTGAAATTCACATTAACATTGAAGAATCCATTCGTGGCGATAATATTTATATTTTGCAATCGACTTCTGCACCAGTCAATGAGAACTTAATGGAACTAATGATTATGATCGATGCCTGCCGCCGGGCCAGCGCTGATCAAATCAATGTGGTGATTCCTTACTTCGGCTATGCCCGCCAAGACCGTAAGGCCAAACCACGTGAACCGATTACATCCAAATTGGTCGCTAATATGATTGAAGATGCTGGAGCTACCCGAGTGCTTGCCCTCGACCTACACGCCAGCCAAATTCAAGGTTTCTTTGATATTCCGGTGGACCACTTAATGGGGGCTCCTTTACTGGCTAATTACTTCCTTGATAAAGATCTTTATCAAGGCAAAGACATTGTCGTTGTCTCTCCTGACCATGGCGGGGTAACCCGGGCTAGAAAATTGGCTGAATTCCTGGATGCGCCAATTGCTATTATCGACAAGCGTCGTCCACGTGCCAACGTTGCCGAAGTCATGAATATTGTTGGTGAAGTCAAAGGTAAAGATTGTATCATTATCGATGACATGATCGATACCGCCGGCACCATCACTGCTGCTTCCAATGCCTTAGAAGAAGCCGGCGCTGTTTCGGTGACGGTCTGCTGTACCCACCCTGTCTTATCCGGTCCAGCCATTGAACGTCTAGAAAACGCTAATATTGATGAAATTGTGGTAACCGACTCAATCAACCTCCCTGAGGAAAAGAAAATTGATAAGATCACGACAGTTTCTGTTTCTGAACTGATTGCTGAAGCCATCTATCGGATTCAAAATAACAAATCAGTGAGTCCGCTCTTCCGCGAACAATTCAAGGGTATGGAAGCCAAAGACTAG
- a CDS encoding DEAD/DEAH box helicase gives MKVEHDTLVVSHLAQPLKDHWESQGFDQPTPVQAAAWPSILKGENLLALSATGTGKTLAYLLASLTQVQAQEGLQLIILAPSQELASQIASVARPWAQSLDLNLQLVIGGANIKRQIDQLKAKPEIVVASPGRINELIEQRKLKVHQVKYLVCDEVDDLLKADSLPLFTDLIKRLPKHRQNIAFGATITTDSLAKAKELLAIDQVIDLRDDLSSQANLHHGYLQTPVRKRVDRLRSLAQLADFRALVFVRTKADVDMLEQKLSYHGLPVAALHAEMSGQDRQRVIQAFSRGQLLYLFTTDLASRGLDLPGLACVIQYDLAKDQATYVHRSGRTGRMGQEGLVLTFCNNDRTLRELKQVLPEGTKLEEYYLYQGLLVNATSQPKPDQPSRKAKKPQTSKQATHSSGQLAGKSKKKKNRKRQQKNKGARRKKAKKN, from the coding sequence TTGAAAGTAGAGCATGACACTTTAGTTGTTAGTCACTTAGCCCAGCCCCTTAAGGACCACTGGGAGTCACAAGGCTTTGACCAACCCACACCTGTCCAAGCCGCTGCTTGGCCCAGTATTTTAAAAGGGGAGAACCTCTTAGCCTTATCGGCAACCGGGACCGGGAAGACTCTGGCTTATCTTTTAGCCAGCTTAACTCAGGTCCAAGCCCAGGAGGGGTTACAGTTAATTATCCTGGCTCCTTCCCAGGAATTAGCCAGTCAAATTGCTAGCGTGGCCCGCCCTTGGGCCCAGTCCCTTGACCTAAATCTCCAGCTAGTCATCGGTGGAGCTAACATCAAGCGCCAGATTGACCAATTGAAGGCCAAGCCGGAAATCGTAGTGGCTAGTCCAGGGCGGATTAATGAACTCATTGAACAACGGAAATTAAAAGTCCACCAAGTGAAATATTTGGTCTGTGATGAAGTCGATGACTTGCTAAAAGCTGACAGCCTTCCTCTATTCACAGATTTAATCAAACGTCTCCCCAAACACCGGCAAAATATCGCTTTTGGGGCCACTATCACTACTGACAGTCTGGCAAAGGCTAAGGAACTCTTAGCCATCGACCAAGTGATTGACCTCAGAGATGACCTATCCAGCCAGGCTAATCTCCACCATGGCTACCTGCAAACACCCGTCCGCAAACGAGTGGACCGCCTGCGCAGCCTGGCCCAGTTAGCCGACTTTAGGGCCTTGGTCTTTGTTCGTACCAAGGCCGATGTGGATATGCTTGAGCAAAAGTTAAGCTACCATGGGTTACCTGTGGCGGCCTTGCATGCGGAAATGAGTGGTCAAGACCGGCAAAGAGTCATCCAAGCCTTTAGCCGTGGTCAGCTGCTTTATTTATTCACGACCGACCTGGCCAGCCGGGGCTTGGATCTTCCTGGTTTAGCCTGTGTGATCCAATACGACCTGGCCAAGGACCAAGCTACCTATGTCCACCGCAGTGGCCGGACTGGGCGGATGGGCCAAGAAGGTTTGGTCTTGACTTTCTGTAATAATGACCGCACCCTGAGAGAACTTAAACAAGTCTTACCAGAAGGGACCAAACTGGAAGAGTACTATCTCTACCAAGGTCTCCTGGTCAATGCCACGAGCCAGCCCAAGCCTGACCAGCCAAGCAGAAAGGCGAAAAAGCCTCAAACTTCAAAGCAGGCGACTCATTCATCTGGCCAGTTGGCTGGCAAGAGCAAGAAAAAGAAAAATCGAAAACGCCAGCAAAAGAACAAGGGCGCCCGGCGTAAAAAAGCAAAAAAGAATTGA
- the pth gene encoding aminoacyl-tRNA hydrolase, producing MKLVVGLGNPGKEYEGTRHNIGFIVLNEWAYRHHESFDRSAFNGVYFKRRVANDQVIFVKPTTFMNLSGQCVSGFMNYYHIDLEDLLVVYDDMDMEPGRLRLRKKGSAGGHNGMKDIIKMLNSKDIQRIKLGVGHPQGKGSVVNHVLGKFSKEDQEKMLASSQAAADAISYWLEGNSFENAMNRFNN from the coding sequence ATGAAGTTAGTGGTTGGATTAGGAAATCCAGGAAAAGAATACGAAGGTACCCGCCATAATATTGGCTTTATTGTCCTTAATGAATGGGCCTATCGCCACCATGAAAGCTTTGACCGCTCGGCTTTCAATGGGGTTTATTTTAAACGCCGGGTGGCTAATGACCAGGTGATCTTTGTCAAACCCACTACTTTTATGAATCTATCCGGCCAATGTGTGTCTGGCTTTATGAATTATTACCACATCGACTTGGAAGACCTCCTAGTGGTCTATGATGATATGGACATGGAACCCGGCCGCCTCCGCCTGCGAAAAAAAGGCTCTGCGGGCGGTCATAACGGGATGAAAGATATCATTAAAATGCTTAATTCTAAAGACATTCAACGGATCAAATTAGGTGTTGGTCACCCCCAAGGCAAGGGTTCGGTCGTCAACCATGTCCTAGGGAAATTCTCTAAGGAAGACCAGGAGAAGATGTTAGCAAGTAGCCAAGCGGCCGCCGATGCCATTTCTTACTGGTTAGAAGGCAATAGCTTTGAAAACGCCATGAATCGATTTAATAACTAA
- the mfd gene encoding transcription-repair coupling factor encodes MNLENYLNEKIIDSKLKNTLRTGQSVLYLGLQAASKAYMIAEIQASHPDKKTVVLTNNLLQAERFYEDLQTFNPEADLHLYSSPESVAEDLAIQSPEALGDRLATLDWLLDEDSSGILISPIFGLKRALTPVSEWKHLVKNIQRGQELAVDQLKADLLLLGYERVEAVLRPGEMSVRGDIVDLFPLTSPQPLRLSLAFDEVDRITTFDVNSQKSQDDLEAVTILPAKDLLFSPARLKAGVAHLEKVAQEKAEKIQDEAIKKQVQAIFQDEIQAWSAGETTERTHYFSQILYPDSCSLLDYVGQGQTLVLDDMTRLIELSQEIDQRAALYLQGKVEAGHLPPIDQIYLDSHDQVMAYSGRKFYLAQWQKGYGNMRFDGLYQFQTRTVTPFYHNKEAIKLEFEAWLRMGRSLLIFIEEEDKARDLEKELKAMDFQAVLTQADQIIPEAINIIAGHLSGGIEFVDSQVVLLAQSDLFDQAKRRRRKNTNNLSNAERLKNYQELKPGDYVVHVNHGIGQFVGVETIEVAGNHKDYLSIVYADNASIHVPIDQIDLVQKYVSAEGKIPKLNKMGGTEWQKTKQRVSKKIEDIADDLVDLYAERETRKGYAFSPDNEDQAAFEDEFPYPETDDQLRSIQEIKADMEKEKPMDRLLVGDVGFGKTEVAMRAAFKAMLDGKQVAFLVPTTVLAQQHYETMLERFKDYPFTIDLLSRFRSPAEQKHVIKCLKEGSVQLVIGTHRLLSKDIKFLDLGLLVVDEEQRFGVKAKERLKALRKNVDVLTLTATPIPRTLNMSMMGVRDLSVIETPPANRFPVQTYVMEQNYGAIRDAIERELARNGQVFYLFNNVQNIQEKANFIEELVPQARVAIAHGQMHANQLEEVLMDFLAGDDDVLVTTTIIETGIDMPNVNTLLVEDADRMGLSTLYQLRGRVGRSNRVAYAYFMYRPDKALNEASEKRLTALKDFTELGAGFKIAMRDLSIRGAGNLLGQEQHGFVNSVGYDLFQQMLDEAIRKKQGKAAKRPQSPTEIELHIDAYIPSEYIQDENQKVEIYKRINLLDDVDTMWDLDDELLDRFGEPPVEVQWLLAVGTMKSYATAIGVEKITRKGKAIELVFTKQQDPSQLTPLIFQALEDIPMKLQIKMANDQLVMQLNTKDLSTDQWLDYLLQFLTQLSKDLQVDSDQVDGRQTRDGVE; translated from the coding sequence ATGAACTTAGAAAATTATCTCAATGAGAAAATTATTGACAGCAAGCTAAAAAACACCTTGAGGACGGGGCAGAGTGTTCTCTACCTGGGTTTACAGGCGGCTAGTAAGGCCTATATGATTGCTGAAATTCAAGCCAGCCATCCCGATAAAAAGACCGTGGTCTTGACCAATAACCTCTTGCAGGCAGAGCGTTTTTATGAAGACCTGCAAACCTTCAATCCAGAAGCTGACCTCCACCTCTATTCCAGTCCAGAAAGTGTGGCTGAAGACTTAGCCATTCAAAGCCCGGAAGCTCTGGGGGACCGCTTGGCAACCTTAGACTGGTTACTTGATGAAGATAGTAGCGGGATCTTAATTAGTCCTATCTTCGGGTTAAAGCGTGCCCTGACTCCTGTATCTGAGTGGAAACACCTAGTTAAAAACATCCAACGGGGCCAAGAGCTGGCAGTCGACCAGTTGAAAGCAGACTTATTGCTTTTGGGGTACGAACGGGTGGAGGCCGTTTTACGACCTGGTGAAATGAGTGTCCGTGGGGATATTGTTGACCTCTTCCCACTAACTAGTCCCCAGCCCTTACGACTGTCTTTGGCCTTCGATGAAGTAGACCGCATCACGACTTTTGATGTTAACAGCCAAAAGAGCCAAGACGACTTAGAAGCAGTCACCATCTTACCGGCTAAAGACCTCTTGTTTAGCCCTGCCCGCCTAAAAGCTGGTGTGGCTCATTTAGAAAAAGTGGCCCAGGAGAAAGCTGAAAAAATCCAAGATGAAGCCATCAAAAAACAAGTCCAAGCCATCTTCCAGGATGAAATCCAAGCCTGGTCAGCTGGGGAGACGACCGAACGTACCCATTATTTTAGTCAGATCCTCTATCCAGACTCTTGCAGCCTGCTTGACTATGTGGGGCAGGGACAGACCCTAGTGCTAGATGATATGACCCGGCTGATTGAATTATCCCAGGAAATTGACCAGCGAGCCGCCCTTTATCTGCAAGGGAAGGTGGAAGCTGGCCACCTGCCTCCGATTGACCAGATCTATTTAGATAGTCACGACCAAGTGATGGCTTATTCAGGACGGAAGTTCTACCTGGCCCAGTGGCAGAAGGGTTACGGCAATATGCGCTTTGATGGTCTCTACCAATTCCAAACGCGGACGGTGACACCTTTTTACCATAATAAGGAAGCTATTAAACTGGAATTTGAAGCCTGGCTGAGAATGGGCCGGTCTTTACTGATCTTTATCGAGGAGGAAGATAAAGCCCGCGACTTAGAAAAAGAGCTCAAAGCCATGGACTTCCAGGCGGTCTTGACCCAGGCAGATCAAATTATTCCTGAGGCTATTAATATTATTGCTGGTCACTTGTCGGGAGGAATTGAATTTGTTGACAGTCAAGTGGTCCTTTTAGCCCAAAGTGACCTTTTTGACCAGGCCAAGCGTCGTCGTCGTAAAAATACCAATAACCTCTCTAACGCTGAGCGCTTAAAGAACTACCAAGAGTTAAAACCCGGCGACTATGTGGTCCATGTTAACCACGGAATTGGTCAGTTCGTTGGGGTAGAGACCATCGAGGTAGCAGGAAACCACAAGGACTATCTCAGCATCGTCTATGCCGATAATGCCTCTATCCACGTCCCCATCGACCAAATTGACTTGGTCCAAAAATATGTTTCAGCAGAGGGCAAGATCCCTAAACTCAACAAAATGGGCGGAACCGAATGGCAAAAGACCAAGCAAAGGGTCAGCAAGAAAATTGAAGATATTGCTGATGACTTGGTGGACTTGTATGCAGAAAGGGAGACCAGAAAGGGCTATGCCTTTAGTCCTGACAATGAGGACCAGGCTGCCTTTGAAGATGAATTTCCTTATCCTGAAACCGATGACCAGCTCCGCTCAATCCAGGAAATTAAAGCCGACATGGAAAAAGAAAAGCCCATGGATCGTCTCCTTGTTGGGGACGTGGGCTTTGGAAAGACTGAAGTTGCTATGCGGGCTGCCTTTAAGGCTATGCTAGATGGTAAGCAAGTCGCCTTCCTGGTGCCAACGACTGTCTTAGCCCAGCAACACTACGAAACCATGCTAGAGCGCTTTAAGGACTATCCCTTTACTATTGACTTATTGAGCCGTTTCCGGAGCCCGGCCGAACAAAAGCATGTCATTAAGTGCTTAAAAGAGGGCAGCGTCCAATTAGTGATCGGTACCCACCGACTCTTATCCAAGGACATTAAGTTCTTAGATCTCGGTTTATTGGTTGTTGATGAGGAACAACGCTTTGGGGTTAAGGCCAAGGAGAGGTTGAAGGCCTTGCGGAAAAATGTCGATGTCCTTACCCTAACGGCAACACCGATCCCTCGTACCTTGAATATGTCCATGATGGGGGTCAGGGACTTGAGTGTGATTGAAACACCACCAGCTAATCGTTTTCCGGTACAGACCTATGTCATGGAACAAAACTATGGGGCCATCCGGGATGCTATTGAACGGGAGTTAGCCCGCAATGGCCAAGTCTTTTACCTCTTTAATAATGTGCAAAATATCCAAGAAAAAGCCAACTTCATTGAGGAATTAGTCCCCCAAGCCCGGGTAGCGATTGCCCATGGCCAGATGCATGCTAATCAATTAGAGGAAGTCTTAATGGATTTCTTGGCCGGAGATGACGATGTCTTAGTCACTACCACCATTATTGAAACCGGGATTGATATGCCTAATGTCAATACTCTCTTGGTGGAGGACGCAGACCGGATGGGCTTATCGACCCTCTATCAATTACGGGGCCGGGTAGGCCGGTCCAACCGGGTAGCCTATGCTTACTTTATGTACCGGCCTGACAAGGCCTTAAATGAGGCCAGCGAAAAACGGCTGACCGCCCTCAAAGACTTTACTGAATTAGGGGCAGGGTTCAAAATCGCCATGCGCGACCTCTCCATTCGGGGAGCCGGCAACCTCCTGGGGCAAGAACAGCACGGTTTTGTCAATTCGGTGGGTTATGACCTCTTTCAACAGATGCTGGATGAAGCCATCCGTAAGAAACAAGGCAAGGCAGCTAAGCGGCCTCAGTCACCCACAGAAATTGAATTGCACATTGATGCTTATATTCCTTCAGAATATATCCAGGATGAAAATCAAAAGGTGGAAATCTACAAACGCATCAACCTGCTGGACGATGTCGATACCATGTGGGACTTGGATGACGAATTGTTGGATCGCTTTGGTGAGCCTCCGGTAGAGGTCCAATGGCTCTTAGCAGTTGGGACAATGAAGTCTTATGCTACTGCAATAGGGGTAGAGAAAATCACGCGTAAGGGGAAGGCGATTGAGCTGGTCTTTACCAAGCAACAAGACCCTAGCCAATTGACTCCGCTCATTTTCCAGGCCTTAGAAGACATCCCAATGAAATTACAAATCAAAATGGCTAATGACCAATTAGTCATGCAGTTAAACACTAAAGACCTCTCAACCGATCAGTGGCTAGACTATCTCCTTCAATTTCTAACCCAGCTCAGTAAGGATTTACAGGTAGATTCTGACCAAGTG
- the glmU gene encoding bifunctional UDP-N-acetylglucosamine diphosphorylase/glucosamine-1-phosphate N-acetyltransferase GlmU — protein sequence MDRYAIILAAGKGTRMKSNKYKVLHEVANKPMVAHVLDNVKAAGFNEVITIVGFGAEEVEKVLAGQSQFCLQEEQLGTGHAVLQAEDLLADKEGSTLVICGDTPLITQATLEDLLDVHEAEGAKASILTAKAEDPSGYGRIIRKQDGSVSKIVEEKDAKPEEKAVKEINTGTYVFDNQALFEALHQVGNDNAQGEYYLPDVIEILRSQGERISAYQMADFGESLGVNDRQALAQANQLYYQRNNRYWMDNGVTILDPQTTKIDAEVSIGQDTIIEGQVTLLGHSRIGKNCHILGNSQIVDSQIGDEVTVDSSKIESSQVGSHTSIGPMAHLRPQSVLGEYVHIGNFVEIKNASLGDHTKAGHLTYVGDADLGSYINLSCGVIFCNYDGYSKHRSQVGDYSFIGSNANIVAPVSLADHSFVAAGSTITEDVPKEALAIARSRQSNKENYWHKLPISKNKPES from the coding sequence ATGGATCGTTATGCGATTATCCTTGCTGCTGGTAAGGGAACCCGGATGAAATCAAATAAGTATAAGGTATTACATGAGGTCGCTAATAAGCCCATGGTGGCTCACGTCTTAGATAATGTTAAGGCAGCCGGCTTTAATGAGGTCATTACCATTGTCGGTTTCGGAGCCGAAGAGGTCGAAAAAGTCTTAGCAGGGCAAAGTCAATTCTGCCTCCAAGAAGAACAATTAGGGACGGGCCATGCGGTTTTACAAGCGGAAGATTTACTGGCTGACAAGGAAGGCTCTACCCTGGTGATTTGTGGAGACACGCCCCTAATTACCCAGGCTACCCTGGAAGACTTACTCGATGTCCATGAAGCTGAGGGGGCTAAGGCCAGCATCTTAACCGCTAAGGCCGAAGACCCAAGTGGCTACGGTCGAATTATCCGTAAGCAAGATGGGTCGGTGTCTAAAATTGTTGAAGAAAAGGATGCCAAGCCAGAAGAAAAGGCAGTGAAGGAAATCAACACCGGAACCTATGTCTTTGATAACCAGGCCCTTTTTGAAGCCCTCCACCAAGTGGGCAATGACAATGCCCAAGGGGAATATTACCTCCCAGATGTGATTGAAATCTTACGTAGCCAAGGCGAACGGATTTCGGCTTATCAAATGGCTGATTTTGGCGAGTCTTTGGGGGTTAATGACCGACAAGCCCTGGCCCAAGCCAACCAGCTCTACTATCAAAGAAACAACCGCTACTGGATGGATAATGGGGTAACTATCTTAGATCCCCAAACAACCAAAATCGATGCGGAAGTCTCCATCGGCCAAGACACCATTATTGAAGGTCAGGTGACCCTCTTAGGACATAGCCGTATCGGTAAGAACTGCCATATTCTAGGTAACAGCCAGATCGTGGATAGCCAAATTGGCGATGAAGTGACGGTAGATTCTTCTAAAATTGAAAGTAGTCAAGTCGGCTCTCATACCTCGATTGGTCCCATGGCCCATCTCAGACCCCAATCAGTCTTGGGAGAATACGTTCATATTGGTAACTTCGTTGAAATTAAAAACGCTAGTCTCGGGGACCACACCAAGGCCGGCCACTTAACCTATGTGGGAGACGCTGACTTAGGCAGCTATATTAACCTCAGTTGCGGGGTGATCTTCTGTAACTATGATGGTTATAGTAAGCACCGCAGTCAGGTCGGCGACTATAGCTTTATCGGTTCCAATGCCAATATTGTTGCCCCGGTTAGCCTGGCTGATCATAGTTTTGTCGCTGCCGGGTCAACCATTACTGAAGACGTTCCTAAGGAGGCCCTGGCCATCGCCCGGTCACGGCAAAGTAATAAAGAAAATTACTGGCACAAATTACCTATTTCTAAAAATAAGCCGGAAAGTTAA